A portion of the Candidatus Neomarinimicrobiota bacterium genome contains these proteins:
- the waaF gene encoding lipopolysaccharide heptosyltransferase II, giving the protein MKIGIYAPNWVGDAVMSFPFISSCRRRHRDEEIVIVARPWVSAVFESHPLINEVVVLNTGSSAVATTREGLRLRDLDLDRFYLLSDSWRSAYLARLSGAPDRVGFAAQWRSFLLTTAVKPSRTKMHRSERCLALLSGAYDLGEDSTGIHLRKEEREWARGELQSLSMTSPIAVFPSSVAESRRVPVEKWQAILSLARGSGAELLLFGSAADKETGSELSHRVDGDNVRSVCGVYSLRQSVALISKCAGAIGTDSGLSHVAANLGLKTVTIFGAGDPAQTVPLGSRTTVITESVHCSPCRRNVCRNEDEPLICLTSLEADRIWQTYLSQK; this is encoded by the coding sequence GTGAAAATCGGTATCTACGCTCCCAACTGGGTCGGTGATGCTGTCATGTCGTTTCCCTTTATCAGCAGTTGCCGCCGTCGGCATCGGGATGAAGAGATTGTCATCGTTGCCAGACCGTGGGTATCGGCTGTATTCGAGAGTCACCCGCTCATAAACGAAGTCGTGGTTCTGAATACGGGATCTTCCGCTGTTGCCACGACACGTGAAGGTTTGAGGCTGCGCGACTTAGATCTGGATCGTTTTTATCTTCTCTCTGATTCGTGGCGTTCAGCTTATCTGGCAAGACTCTCCGGTGCGCCGGACCGCGTCGGTTTTGCGGCACAGTGGCGGTCATTCCTGCTAACCACAGCCGTCAAGCCGTCTCGCACGAAAATGCACCGCTCGGAGCGTTGTCTCGCACTCTTGTCCGGTGCATATGATCTCGGCGAGGACAGTACAGGAATTCACCTCAGAAAAGAAGAGAGAGAATGGGCCAGAGGCGAGCTTCAAAGTCTGAGTATGACGAGTCCCATAGCCGTTTTTCCTTCCAGCGTGGCTGAATCGCGGCGGGTGCCAGTTGAAAAGTGGCAAGCCATTCTCTCTCTTGCGCGCGGGAGCGGAGCTGAACTCCTCCTGTTTGGTAGCGCCGCGGATAAAGAAACGGGTAGCGAACTGTCACACAGGGTGGATGGTGATAATGTCCGATCTGTCTGTGGTGTCTATTCATTGCGGCAGAGCGTGGCGCTCATTTCCAAGTGCGCGGGAGCTATCGGTACGGACAGCGGTCTCAGCCATGTGGCGGCGAATCTTGGACTTAAGACAGTAACGATCTTCGGCGCTGGAGACCCTGCTCAGACGGTCCCTCTCGGTTCACGAACAACTGTTATCACGGAAAGCGTCCACTGCAGTCCGTGCCGCAGGAACGTTTGCCGCAACGAGGATGAACCGCTCATTTGCCTTACATCTCTTGAAGCAGACAGAATCTGGCAGACATATCTCTCCCAAAAGTAA
- a CDS encoding phosphocholine cytidylyltransferase family protein — protein MKAVILAAGVARRLYPVTLEIPKCLLAVGDHPIIDYQLSSLQSSGVTDVAVVVGYFRGKVEEYLKNSFPALDFTFIINEHFFETNTSYSLFLASEYMVNTEIILMNGDVLYPSELLRRVIDSDAANVLAVEVKPCGREEVKIIEGENNRVVAIGKELIQENALGEFIGVAKLSSEFSSRLVTSLDHLIGAGGKVDYFEAAIELLLSETEVFYENVSDLPCIEIDFAEDLEKAEKLAGSDWFRNQF, from the coding sequence ATGAAAGCCGTCATCCTCGCTGCCGGTGTCGCTCGCCGGCTCTATCCTGTCACCCTCGAGATCCCCAAGTGTCTCCTGGCAGTGGGCGATCACCCGATTATAGACTATCAACTATCCTCTCTCCAATCCAGCGGTGTGACCGATGTGGCTGTGGTGGTGGGTTATTTTCGGGGAAAAGTTGAGGAGTACCTCAAGAACAGTTTTCCTGCACTCGATTTCACTTTTATTATTAACGAACATTTCTTTGAGACCAACACCTCCTATTCACTTTTCCTTGCCAGTGAATATATGGTCAATACTGAGATCATTCTCATGAATGGAGATGTGCTCTATCCATCGGAATTACTAAGGCGTGTTATTGATTCAGATGCAGCAAATGTCCTGGCGGTTGAGGTCAAGCCGTGCGGCAGGGAAGAGGTGAAAATCATCGAAGGTGAAAATAACAGGGTTGTGGCCATTGGCAAAGAGCTGATCCAGGAGAATGCTTTGGGCGAATTCATCGGCGTGGCAAAACTGTCCAGCGAGTTCAGCAGCCGGCTTGTTACATCTCTGGATCACCTCATCGGTGCAGGCGGTAAGGTGGACTACTTTGAAGCGGCCATTGAACTTCTTCTTTCTGAAACGGAAGTCTTCTATGAGAATGTCTCCGACCTCCCTTGTATAGAGATCGATTTTGCGGAAGATCTGGAAAAGGCAGAAAAGCTCGCCGGATCGGACTGGTTCAGGAACCAGTTTTAA